The Oncorhynchus nerka isolate Pitt River unplaced genomic scaffold, Oner_Uvic_2.0 unplaced_scaffold_8167, whole genome shotgun sequence genome includes the window CTCTCTAGCTCTACAgccttcacctctctagctctacaaccttcacctctctagctctacagccttcacctctctagctctacaaccttcacctctctagctctacaaccttcatctctctagctctacagccttcacctctctagctctacaaccttcacctctctagctctgcatccttcacctctctagctctacaaccttcacctctctagctctacaaccctcatctctctagctctacaattttcacctctctagctctacaaccctcatctctctagctctacaaccttcacctctctagctctacaaccttcacctctctagctctacaaccttcacctctctagctctacagccttcacctctctagctctacaaccttcACCACTCTAGCTCTACAgccttcacctctctagctctacagccttcacctctctagctctacagccttcacctctctagctctacagccttcacctctctagctctacagccttcacctctctagctctacagccttcacctctctagctctacaaccttcacctctctagctctgcatccttcacctctctagctctacaaccttcacctctctagctctacaaccctcatctctctagctctacaaccttcacctctctagctctacaaccctcatctctctagctctacaaccttcacctctctagctctacaaccttcacctctctagctctacaaccttcacctctctagctctacagcattcacctctctagctctacaaccttcacctctctagctctacagccttcacctctctagctctacaaccttcacctctctagctctacagccttcacctctctagctctacagccttcacctctctagctctacagccttcacctctctagctctacaacccttcatctctctagctctacaaccttcacctctctagctctacagccttcacctctctagctctacaacaTTCACCCctctagctctacaaccttcatctctctagctctacaactttcatctctctagctctacaactttcatctctctagctctacaaccttcatctctctagctctacaaccttcacctctctagctctacaaccttcacccctctagctctacaaccttcatctctctagctctacaactttcacctctctagctctacaaccttcacctctctagctctacaaccttcacctctctatctctataaccttcacctctctagctcttcaaccttcacctctctagctctacaaccttcaaccctctagctctacaaccttcACCAGGATCTCTCTAGTTCTACAACCTTCACCCctctagctctacaaccttcacctctctagcCCTACAACCTTCACCAGGATctctctctagtttaaactgacggaTTTTGATGGGAATGTTTATGTCCTGTTACTTAGATTGATACACTGGTACGTCAATCAGCTCTAGGGGGTTCTAactatgaggaggaggaagaaagatCCCTGGACgctggttgtgttgttgtgtctatgaTAATGTCTGTAATGATAATATTTGTCGTAATAGTTCCAGCACTGGCAGTGGAGACAGCAGGGTCCATAGAGTGTAATGTAGTAGGAAATAAAGAAGCAGGCTAAGCAGCAAAACATCAGATCATTAACTACATCAACAACGACCAAAGCTGCTGTTCTGAGCCCGGGCCTCTGAGGTGGGCCTCTGAGATGGGCCTCTGAGATTGGGCCTCTGAGATGGGCCTCTGAGATTGGGCCTCTGAGATGGGCCTCTGAGATGGGCCTCTGAGATGGGCCTCTGAGATGGGCCTCTGAGGGTGGGCCTCTGAGATTGGGCCTCTGAGATGTGCCTCTGAGATGGGCCTCTGAGATGGGCCTCTGAGATGGGCCTCTGAGATGAGCCTCTGAGATGGGCCTCTGAGATGGGGCCTCTGAGATGGGCCTCTGAGATGGGTTCTCTGAGATGGGCCTCTGGTACCTGGCCTCTGAGATGGGCCTCCTGAGTGAGTGGGCCTCTGAGATGGGCCTCTGAGATGGGCCTCTGAGACGGGCCTCTGAGATGGGCCTCTGAGATTGGGCCTCTGAGATGGGCCTCTGAGATGGGCCTCTGAGATGGGCCTCTGAGATGGGCCTCTGAGATGGGCCTCTGAGATTGGGCCTCTGAGATGGGCCTCTGAGATGGGCCTCTGAGAGTGGGCCTCTGAGATGGGCCTCTGAGAGTGGGCCTCTGAGATGGGCCTCTGAGATGGGCCTTTGAAGCTGGCCCTTTGAGCCTGGGCCTCTGAGATTGGGCCTCTGAGCCCGCGCCTCTGAGGCGGGCCTCTGAGGCTGGGCCTCTGAGTGTGGGCCTCTGAATCTGGGCCTCGGAGACAGGGCCTCTGAGAATGGGCCTCTTGTCAGAAGCAGATTAGAGGACGGTAACAGATGGAAGAATTATGTTGGGATAATGTGGGTGGTGGTTCATACGAAAATAACTCAGGTGGTTCTCTGGATGTAGGAAGGAAGGCAgtaatagaacacacacacacacacacacacacacacacacacacacacacacacacacacacacacacacacacacacacacacagacagacacagacagacacacacttgtTGAGGGAAAATACATCTATCAGAGCTGACAGGCTAGAAAATGTCTAAACAGCCTTGTGTGCCATTGACATGCTACTGCACCGTTTCTTCCCATACGGAGAGGTCAGACCGGCTTATTGATGAGGCCTGCAGGAGAGGTCAGAAAGGCTTATTGATGAGGCCTGCAGGAGAGGTCAGACCGGCTTCTTGATGAGGCCTGCAGGAGAGGTCAGAAAGGCTTATTGATGAGGCCTGCAGGAGAGGTCAGACCGGCTTCTTGATGAGGCCTGCAGGAGAGGTCAGACCGGCTTATTGATGAGGCCTGCAGGAGAGGTCAGACCGGCTTCTTGATGAGGCCTGCAGGAGAGGTCAGACCGGCTTCTTGATGAGGCCTGCAGGGGAGAGTCAGACTGGCTTATTGATGAGGCCTGCAGGAGAGGTCAGACCGGCTTCTTGATGAGGCCTGCAGGAGAGGTCAGACCGGCTATTGATGAGGCCTGCAGGAGAGGTCAGACCTGCTTATTGATGAGGCCTGCCAGAGAGGTCAGACCGGCTTATTGATGAGGCCTGAAGGAGAGGGTCAGACCGGCTTCTTGATGAGGCCTGCAGGAGAGGTCAGACCGGCTTATTGATGAGGCCTGCAGGAGAGGTCCAGACCGGCTTATTGATGAGGCCTGCAGAAGAGGTCAGACCGCTTATTGATGGGGCCTGCAGGAGAGGTCAGACCGGCTTATTGATGAGGCCTGCAGGAGGTCAGACCGGCTTCTTGATGAGGCCTGCAGACCGGCTTATTGATGAGGGCCAGTTGAGGAGGGGAGGTGGTATGTACAGTCTATAATTCTCTGGAGAAATGTGACTGACTATTTCAtattctcttttcttctctcaacTCTCGTTTATCGGTCTATGTCGAAGAATGTGTGGGCGTGATTtctgacgagagagagacagagagagagagagagagagagagagcagagacagagagagagagcagagagagagagagagagagagagagagagagagagagagagagagagagagagaggagtgatacTGTATCTTTTGTGGTTGTTTATCTCCCATGTCAACACTGATAGCAGCACATTGTATGGTGTAGGCCCTGCCTTGACAACAGGCAGGCGTTGGGCTAGCTATCCGGCTGGTTATCTCCTGGGCAgttcatctcttcttctcttcagGGCCTAGTTATAATCACCATTAGTCAGGTTAATAGGCCAGTCCAGATTGTCTTTCTATCAGTCAGCTCCATACAGACTGATTCCAGGCCAGGTTTTCCATTAGTCAGGTTAATAAGGCCAGTCCAGATTGTCTTTCATCAGTCAGCTCCTCACAGACTGATTCCAGGCCAGGTTTTCCATTAGTCAGGTTAATAAGGCCAGTCCAGATTGTCTTTCATCAGTCAGCTCCACAGCCCCAGGGCAGCCCTCGGAGCCCAGAGAAGTGGCCTCTAGGAGCAGCCTCGGAGCCCAGAGAAGGGGCCTCTAGGACAGCCCTCTGAGCCCAGAGAAGGGGCCTCTAGGACCCAGCCCTCAGAGAAGGGGCCTCTAGGACAGTCTTGGAGCCCAGAGAAGTGCCAGGGCTGGGCAGGGTAGGgtaggagcagggcagggcagcgGCAGggccagggcagggcagggtcagggcagggcagggcagggcagggcaggcagggcaggggctGGGCAGggccagggcagggcagggcagggcagggcagggcagggcagggcagggcagggcagggcagggcagggcagggcagggcagggcagggcaggcagggcagggcagggcagggcagggcagggcagggcagggcagggcagggcagggcagggcagggcagggctgggcGGGGCTGCAGACTGCTGCCAGAAGGTGAGATAATTGTATCATGCTGACACGAGCCTCCTGGTGGTGTTGTGAGACCAAAGCTCTGATTGGCAggctgtctgagtgatgcctgcGTTCTAAAtcggcaccttattccctatggggccctggtttaaacaacaacaacaactagtgcactacatagggaatagggtgccattttgtcaCACCAGACAGAGCATTCTGTGAAGACATGCCACCTAGGATGAGAATGATTTGAGAGCCTTGCCAACGTTATGGGTCCGGTTGGAGTCTGGTTTAGGGTTACACAGGAAGGCATCACTAGACGCGTAGCTAATGCTAGGACTGTCAGAATACACCGTAATAAAGTCTCATTTCAACTTCACACGGATGGTGGTGTATTGTCATTATAAAGCCTGAGAGGGTTGGTTTGGTTTCTCTAGCTGGATGGATTCAGAAGCTTTGATGTGATCAGTGTGGCCAATCGTGTAGTTTTATCCCATCCTTCAACTCCAAAACCCCTTTTTCTCAACTTTCTCAGTCGTAAGGGTGACAAGAAAGAGCTGCTAAATCACTTCCTGGTCTTCTTGTCCGTATGTTCTGTCTCCACGGCAACAACTGTAgctatctatactgaacaaaaatataacgcaacatgcaacaatataaaaatattttactgagtttacatatatacatattcatatatggaaatcagtcaatttaaataaattgtaGTCTTTTGATTTGACattactgggaatacagatgtgtATCTGTAgcagcgtggatcagaaaaccggtCAGTTTCTGGTGTTACCatcatttacagtggggcaaaaaagtatttagtccagccagcaattgtgcaagttctccaacttaaaaaatgagagaggcctgtaatcttcatcataggtacacttcaacaatgacagaca containing:
- the LOC135566020 gene encoding variable charge X-linked protein 1-like, yielding RPILRGPVSEAQIQRPTLRGPASEARLRGAGSEAQSQRPRLKGPASKAHLRGPSQRPTLRGPSQRPTLRGPSQRPISEAQSQRPISEAHLRGPSQRPISEAHLRGPISEAHLRGPSQRPISEAHLRGPLTQEAHLRGQVPEAHLREPISEAHLRGPISEAHLRGSSQRPISEAHLRGPSQRHISEAQSQRPTLRGPSQRPISEAHLRGPSQRPNLRGPSQRPNLRGPSQRPTSEARAQNSSFGRC